The Xanthocytophaga agilis genome segment GATCTGGTATCAGAGATTGTTACTTACAATGGCTATAATGAGGTATCATACCGACACCACTTTACCTATGCCAATGGGAAGCTTATCCGTGAAAGCCAGCGTAGCTATATCAGTGGCTTTCTCACTGTGGATGACTATAGCTATGACGCCAATGGCAATCTGATCCGTATTGCGGTTTCCGGAGCTGCCAGTGGGCAGGAGTCTGATCTGAAGTTCTCTTACAATGTGCTCTATGGCAATTATGACAGCCAACCTAATCCGATGCCGTTGATCAGTAGTGAGTATTATCTGCCAGGGGTTAAATTGTTTACCAATAATCCAGGTTATCGGGAAACACCTAGTTCTAAAGAATTGTATACCTATGTATATTCTTCTGCTGGTTTGCCTGTGGAACGTGCTACAAAGCTGGAAGGCTATTCGCATGTGCCTGCTGCCATACATAGATATAGCTATTGGTAAATCCAATAGGTTATTAGAATAGGACTCATTTCAAATGCAAGTAAGAGATATTCTTACTTGCATTGCTTATTTGTGTATAGCATGAGTGATTTTCGATGTGATTCAGAATGAGATAATATGCAACCTCCTTCCTTTCTTTTCTCAAATTTCTGATCTTTATTCTACTTGCAACATGGTACTTTTTTGTCACGCCACGGCGTGATAACCCAAAAAGGATATTTTTCTCCGATCCTTCAGCCCGCAAGCCCAAAGGCCAACCTGGCGGAGAAAAGATTCCCAACGTACCTATACGAACATTAGCGATTGAAGGTATCTTTGCCCTCTTTGCAGCTTCTTAAAGATGATCCATTATGTATGGAATCAAAGTAAAATTCTTTTCCTCAAAATTCAGGAGGAATCGTGTATGTGTAATAAGTCTTTTGCGGTGAATTCCGATCAAATTCTTTTTTGCCGTGAGTTATGCGCAAAGGAAAAAATGATCGGAGTTCCGGTCAAAATTTAATTTGCGGTGAGTTATGCGCACCAATGAAAGTGATCGGAATAAAAAGCAGTTTGTTTGGTGACTGATGAAGTTGGGCTGCCCTTACAAAAAAATAGTTTGCATAGAACTATGCTCAATCCCTTTCATGCGGTGAACTCTGCACAGAGAACTTTTTGGCGTCAATTCTCATCAAATTACTTTGTGAGACAAACTAAAGACAACATAAAGATATTTGATAAAATACTGCATCCGGGATGTGTCATTTTTCATCTCTTTTATTCTTATTTACAGGAAGTTATATATCTTGAGTGTTGATTTATCTGGTGTTTTATTTTTCGATTACATACAATGATGATACTTCCTAAGGAAAAGCAAGAGATACTAGACACTATTGTAAAGGACTTAAAAGGTATTACAAATGTCCAGGCGATTGTATTAGGTGGTTCTTATGCAACAGGAACAGCAACGGAGACCTCTGACCTGGATATAGGAATCTATTATTACGAAAAAGCTCCTTTTGATATCAGGGAAATACAAGCTATCGCGAAGAAATATGCAAAAGACAGTAGTCCGACAGTTACTGGTTTTTATGAATGGGGTCCATGGGTGAATGGAGGTGCCTGGGTAAAAACGGCGTATGGAAAAGTTGATTTGCTTTACAAGAACATCGAACAGATAACGACGACTATTGAGAATGCGCAGGAAGGCTTATGGGAGAACCATTTTGAGCAACAACCTCCTTATGGTTTTTCATCTATTATCTTTCTGGCAGAAACTCAAGTGTGCATTCCTTTGTATGATCCGGAAGGCATTATTGCTAAGCTAAAATCAGCAGTACAGACATATCCTCCCAAACTAAAGCAGTTGGTAGTGCAACAATCTTTGTGGTCTGCTGAGTTTACCATCTGGCATGCTGATTCTTTTGCTGTCAAACAGGATGTATATAATACACTGGGTTGTTTCACGAGAGCAATCAAAAACATAGTGACCGCCTTGTTTGCCCTGAATGAACTCTATCCAATCAGCGACAAAAGAGCTATTCAGGTTCTGGAACAATCAACCATAAAACCGCCACATCTGACAGATAAGATTAATGCTGTTTTATGTGTTGATATGGATACCCTATCTGAGAATGTGGATCTGCTAAAATCACTATTCAACGAAGTGGTAGATCTCGCTCAGGAGATGTATAAGCCTGCTTATCAGTTATGAGGATAGCTGCAATAGCACATAAAATATAATGTATATACTTATTGTACTAAAGTGCTAGCTGTACTATAGTAGCCAGAATTAGGTATCAGAAAGCAGAACTAGTTCTCTGAATCTTCATTGTCAGAGAAAATCTTCTTTCTGTGAGTTTGTCCCCATTTTGCCATTTCCCACAAAATAGGTCTCAATGTTTGGCCATACGAAGTGAGCGCATATTCAACCGTGACCGGTCTGGTGTTCATGACTGTTCTACTCACCAAACCATTGATTTCCAGCTCCTGTAGTTCTTTGGAGAGCATTTTGGAACCTATCCCTTCTACTTCCCGCTGCAGATCCATAAAGCGTTTATTGCCAAAGCTTAAACAGCCGATAATGGTAATTTTCCATTTGCCATCCAGCAAGTCCATTGTATCATGAATAGCCCTTAGCTGACTTGGACAGTGGGATGGCTTTTCGTCTATAAAAATCTTTTTTCGCATACAATATCAGAACCTACTTTCCCGGCGGAAACCACTTTCCAACGGGAAACTCATATCTAACGTAAAGGTAGTGATATTAATTTTGCTTCTACAAATCAGAATCACATGAAAACAAAATTAGAAGGCAAAATTGCCGTTGTAACTGGCGCAGCCAAAGGAATAGGTGCCGCCATTGCCCAGGCGTTAGCAGCACAGGGGGCTGCTGTTGTGGTAAATTATGTAAGCGATCAAGCCAATGCAGATCGTATTGTCAGTACAATTACAATGCAAGGCGGAAAAGCCATTGCTGTACAGGCAGACGTAGCCAACTCTACTGATGTGCAAAGGCTATTTGCGAAGGTGAAAGAAGTGTTTGGGCAAGTTGATATTCTTGTAAACAATGCTGCGATAAGCCGATTTGGTCCGGTGGAGAGCATTACAGAAACAGATTTTCAACAACAATACCACACAAATGTATTGGGGCCGATCCTTACTATTCAGCAGGCATTGAACTATTTTCCTCCAGCAGGTGGAAGCATTATCAATATCAGTTCGGTAGCCGGTCAGAATCCAGGCCCGTATACAAGCTTGTATGCATCTACCAAAGCTGCTTTAAATGCGTTAACTATTTCCCTTTCCAGAGAACTTGCACTACGTAACATTCGGGTCAATACAGTTGCTCCAGGCAATACAGATACGGAAGGAGCCCGAGCACTGGGTCTGGCTGGAACAGATATTGAAAAAGCACTGCTGGCTGCTACTCCACTTGGTCGCGTTGGTAAGCCGGAAGAAGTGGCCCCAATGGTAGCGTTTCTTGCATCCGATGATGCTGCCTGGATTACAGGAGAAAAAATAGCAACGTCTGGCGGTATGAGGTAACCTTCCAGACTGTATGAGCAGATCTACGTGTTTGTTAGCCAGGATATAAGACACGTAGATTTGCCCACTTATCCTGTCCCATATCTTTTCTGGAAATCCAGACAAATTTTGGTACAAGCAGGACAATGTTCTCTACAATCGCGCTGGGTAGTAGCTGTGGGTTGGAAATTTTTTCCTGCGAGGAAAGCCCCTTATCGTGTCCCATAACTTTTTCAGAAATAAGGGTTTTAGAGAAAATTTTCTTTTACCTCTCAACTCCATCTCTGTCCTCCAGAAAGAAACTTCCCGCCCTTGTCGGGACAGGCGTGGCAAGACCGGCGGCATTTCCGACAGGAGATAATTTTTCTCTCAAAAGCCAAACGTGGCTCTATTTGTCACAAGGTTCTTTCAGAAGGATAGGGAGTTTTTTTCTTTATTGGGCAGAAGCATCACTAGAGGTGTCGTTTTTTTGCTCACGCACAGATCTGGCTCACCAAATTCTCGTTTGGTGCTCCTGTTTTTGGGCAAGTAAAAAGTGAAAAGGCCACAAGAAGAGCGATGAAAAGTACTCTGAAGCAACATGGTTGACAAGCATACCCTGTTCTTATGCAAGGTTTTCTACTTTCTCATTCTTCTCAATAAAATCATGCATTCTTACCATACTTTCTTCGCCATCTAACGTCACTAACACTTTTTTAAATCGTATAGGTAAGCCCGTTGCTATCCATAAATTGGCATTATCCTGTATATGAAAATGAATATGTGGTTCGGTTGAATGGCCACTGTTTCCACAAAGGCCGATTACTTCTCCCTGCCTAACTTGTTGCCCCTTCTGAACCCGGATGCTACCAGACTTAAAGTGTGCAATGAATGAAAATTCCTTATCGGCATGCTGGATAATGACAAAGTTGCCCCTAAAATCACGCGTTTTCCAATCAAGAGATAGATCACCTACACCTGTATAATCTTTTACCCGGTCACTTACGGTTACCACTCTACCATCAGCAGGAGCCAGTACTTCTTTTTCGTAACAATAATAGTCGCTTAGACTTTTTCCCTCTTGTTCAAACGATTTTTTGTTTGGGTCCACAATGATAAAGTCATAGGCATACCGCTGAGTCAAAATATCCCACGAATGCGAATTCTTTTTAGTAGAACTTCCATTGGCAACAAACCACTGTCCCTGAAAAGGAAGGATAAAGTCTGTTTTATTTTGATAATTATCTCTGTCAGGAAAGCCCGAAATGTTCTTAAGAAGAATTACTATCTGTCCTAATCCCTGTAATGTTGCAGGAAAGAAGACAAAGGGGTTAAGCTGGCTTAGAAAGAAAGTAAGGTAATAGTTGTTCAGGTTTTTGATGTTCGATTCTTTTTCCGCTTCCTTCATACCCTTGAAAAGCTGTATAAAGCCAATCAGATAAAAAAGGAAAAACCATTTCAGTATGGGTATCCAGAATAATCCC includes the following:
- a CDS encoding nucleotidyltransferase domain-containing protein, with protein sequence MMILPKEKQEILDTIVKDLKGITNVQAIVLGGSYATGTATETSDLDIGIYYYEKAPFDIREIQAIAKKYAKDSSPTVTGFYEWGPWVNGGAWVKTAYGKVDLLYKNIEQITTTIENAQEGLWENHFEQQPPYGFSSIIFLAETQVCIPLYDPEGIIAKLKSAVQTYPPKLKQLVVQQSLWSAEFTIWHADSFAVKQDVYNTLGCFTRAIKNIVTALFALNELYPISDKRAIQVLEQSTIKPPHLTDKINAVLCVDMDTLSENVDLLKSLFNEVVDLAQEMYKPAYQL
- a CDS encoding helix-turn-helix domain-containing protein, with amino-acid sequence MRKKIFIDEKPSHCPSQLRAIHDTMDLLDGKWKITIIGCLSFGNKRFMDLQREVEGIGSKMLSKELQELEINGLVSRTVMNTRPVTVEYALTSYGQTLRPILWEMAKWGQTHRKKIFSDNEDSEN
- a CDS encoding SDR family oxidoreductase, translated to MKTKLEGKIAVVTGAAKGIGAAIAQALAAQGAAVVVNYVSDQANADRIVSTITMQGGKAIAVQADVANSTDVQRLFAKVKEVFGQVDILVNNAAISRFGPVESITETDFQQQYHTNVLGPILTIQQALNYFPPAGGSIINISSVAGQNPGPYTSLYASTKAALNALTISLSRELALRNIRVNTVAPGNTDTEGARALGLAGTDIEKALLAATPLGRVGKPEEVAPMVAFLASDDAAWITGEKIATSGGMR
- a CDS encoding M23 family metallopeptidase; this encodes MNTWKKLKQIDWTQLQHLGIIGFLGLFWIPILKWFFLFYLIGFIQLFKGMKEAEKESNIKNLNNYYLTFFLSQLNPFVFFPATLQGLGQIVILLKNISGFPDRDNYQNKTDFILPFQGQWFVANGSSTKKNSHSWDILTQRYAYDFIIVDPNKKSFEQEGKSLSDYYCYEKEVLAPADGRVVTVSDRVKDYTGVGDLSLDWKTRDFRGNFVIIQHADKEFSFIAHFKSGSIRVQKGQQVRQGEVIGLCGNSGHSTEPHIHFHIQDNANLWIATGLPIRFKKVLVTLDGEESMVRMHDFIEKNEKVENLA